In Harpia harpyja isolate bHarHar1 chromosome Z, bHarHar1 primary haplotype, whole genome shotgun sequence, a single window of DNA contains:
- the PRRC1 gene encoding protein PRRC1 translates to MMEESGIETTPPGTPPPSTAGAAAATATPVSLALSSPLATQSMSSSPAYSPPLPAGVSPLPPPMMTSASLPLVPSETVSTIAPPLTPAPPPVASSAFSTSVSQFSTSLPLSSTAGPGLPAPPTGPPISGFSVSSTYDITRGHAGRAPQSPLMPSFPAPPVTGVLADPITQQATFSSPLAPGTGSAITFPEEHEDPRVCTAQGGAPAGGLWGFIKGVAENPMVKSVLDKTKHSVETMITTLDPGMVPYIKTGGELDIVVTSNKEVKVAAIRDAFQEVFGMAIVTGEAAQSNIAPQPVGYAAGLKGAQERIDSLRRTGVIHEKQPAVSVENFIEELLPDKWFDIGCLIIEDPIHGIHLEAFTQATPVPLQYVQQAKSLTPQDYNLRWSGLLVTVGEVLEKSILNVNRTDWHVVFTGMSRRQMIYSAAKALAGMYKQHLPPRTV, encoded by the exons ATGATGGAAGAGAGTGGAATAGAGACAACTCCACCTGGCACACCCCCACCAAGCAcagcaggggctgctgctgccactgctacACCTGTCTCATTAG CTTTGTCCAGTCCCCTTGCTACACAAAGCATGTCATCTTCTCCTGCATACTCACCACCCTTGCCAGCTGGAGTGTCTCCACTTCCTCCTCCTATGATGACTTCAGCTTCTCTTCCACTCGTGCCTTCTGAAACGGTTTCTACTATTGCACCACCTCTAACTCCTGCCCCACCTCCTGTTGCCTCTTCAGCTTTTAGTACCTCCGTGTCCCAGTTCTCTACATCTCTTCCATTAAGCTCTACTGCTGGCCCTGGTCTTCCTGCACCTCCCACTGGCCCCCCCATTTCAGGATTTTCCGTGTCTTCAACCTATGACATTACCAGAGGTCATGCTGGTCGAGCACCACAGAGCCCACTGATGCCATCATTTCCTGCACCTCCAGTCACAG GTGTTTTGGCAGATCCTATTACTCAACAAGCAACTTTCTCATCACCTTTGGCTCCTGGAACTGGTTCTGCAATCACTTTTCCTGAGGAGCATGAAGACCCCAGAGTATGTACTGCCCAAGGTGGAGCACCTGCTGGAGGACTGTGGGGGTTTATAAAG GGTGTAGCTGAGAATCCCATGGTGAAGTCTGTTCTTGATAAAACCAAGCATTCAGTGGAGACCATGATCACAACGCTGGATCCTGGCATGGTTCCATACATCA aAACTGGGGGAGAACTGGACATAGTGGTTACTTCTAATAAAGAGGTAAAAGTCGCAGCAATTCGAGATGCCTTTCAAGAAGTCTTTGGAATGGCTATTGTTACTGGAGAGGCTGCACAGTCTAACATTGCACCCCAACCTGTGGGCTATGCTGCAGGTTTAAAA GGAGCCCAAGAAAGGATAGACAGCTTGCGTCGGACAGGAGTAATACATGAAAAACAGCCTGCTGTATCAGTAGAAAACTTCATTGAGGAATTGCTTCCTGACAA GTGGTTTGATATTGGATGTCTGATTATTGAGGATCCAATTCATGGGATTCATCTGGAAGCTTTTACCCAAGCAACACCAGTGCCTTTGCAATACGTTCAGCAG GCTAAGAGTCTTACTCCTCAGGACTACAATCTGAGATGGTCAGGCCTGTTGGTGACCGTGGGTGAAGTGCTTGAGAAGAGTATACTGAACGTCAACAGGACTGATTGGCACGTGGTATTCACTGGCATGTCCCGTCGACAGATGATCTACAGTGCAGCTAAGGCTCTAGCCGGAATGTACAAACAACACTTACCACCCAGGACCGTTTGA